A stretch of the Paenibacillus dendritiformis genome encodes the following:
- a CDS encoding calcium-translocating P-type ATPase, SERCA-type encodes MKKEEEHQAAAFHTLTAEAALQRLGSRREGLTGQEAEQRRQQYGRNLLQEAAGPSVLAKLLAQFKDVMILILLAAAIVSGLLGEWTDSIIILVVVVLNAVLGVIQEHKAEQALSALKQMSTPHARVMRGGQALDIKAEELVPGDIVLLEAGNVVPADMRIIESASLKIEEAALTGESVPVEKGTEPLDEADLVIGDRINMAYMTSQVSYGRGLGVVTATGGATEVGSIAGYLSQEEDEVTPLQRKLNELGKTFTIIIVAVALVMFAVGLIEGRELFDMLLTSISLAVAAIPEGLPAIVTIILALGVQTMARRKAIIRKLPAVETLGSTDIICSDKTGTLTQNRMTVKEIYAEDALRSSEEDWIRTPAAERLMQVMVLCNDARLAEAGGGQSAGAIGDPTETALIDYALVNGIDKREAERRFPRIAELPFDSDRKRMTTVHQLPAEENGEDGSQCRIMTKGAPDVLTARCTHILRDGRVEPMTEEHHRNIAAANQAMAGKALRVLALAYRDAERVPDSLTADALENDLVFAGLVGMIDPPREEVKEAVRICKLAGIRPVMITGDHGDTAAAIAKELGIIDKEGAVLTGADLSRLDDAEFEAKVEQYSVYARVSPEHKVRIVKAWKKKGKIVAMTGDGVNDAPALKAADIGVGMGITGTDVAKGASDMVLADDNFSTIVIAVEEGRKVYSNIRKTIQYLLSANLGEVVTLFVATMLNWKILFPIHILWVNLVTDTLPALALGFERAEEDLMKQAPRQASASIFAGGIGISLVYQGLLEAILTLLTYYWGHTHYHEDAAITMAFATLGLIQLTHAFNVRSAKQSLFQIGWFTNRKLNAAVIISGLLIVLVIALPFLRDLFSVVALNGEQWLIVIAASLSMIPIVEIVKLFSRRRTDTANRA; translated from the coding sequence ATGAAGAAGGAAGAAGAACATCAAGCGGCCGCTTTTCATACCTTGACCGCCGAAGCGGCCCTGCAGCGGCTCGGTTCGCGCCGGGAAGGCCTGACCGGGCAGGAGGCGGAGCAGCGGCGGCAGCAATACGGGCGCAATCTGCTTCAGGAAGCCGCCGGCCCGTCCGTGCTGGCGAAGCTGCTGGCCCAATTCAAGGACGTCATGATTCTCATCCTGCTGGCGGCCGCCATCGTCTCCGGCCTGCTGGGCGAATGGACCGACTCTATCATCATTCTCGTTGTCGTCGTCCTGAACGCCGTCCTTGGCGTCATTCAGGAGCATAAGGCGGAGCAGGCGTTGAGCGCCCTGAAGCAGATGTCCACTCCCCATGCCCGCGTCATGCGCGGGGGGCAGGCCCTCGATATTAAGGCCGAGGAGCTTGTCCCCGGCGACATCGTCCTGCTGGAGGCCGGCAATGTCGTGCCTGCCGATATGCGAATAATCGAATCCGCCTCGCTGAAGATTGAAGAAGCCGCCTTGACCGGAGAGTCGGTCCCGGTCGAAAAAGGGACCGAGCCGCTGGACGAAGCCGATCTCGTCATCGGGGATCGCATCAATATGGCGTATATGACGAGCCAAGTCTCCTACGGCCGCGGCCTCGGCGTCGTGACGGCCACCGGCGGCGCCACCGAGGTCGGTTCGATCGCGGGATATCTGTCGCAGGAAGAGGACGAGGTTACGCCGCTTCAGCGCAAGCTGAATGAGCTGGGCAAAACATTCACTATCATTATTGTCGCCGTCGCGCTCGTCATGTTCGCCGTCGGTCTTATCGAAGGCAGAGAGCTGTTCGACATGCTGCTCACCTCCATCTCGCTCGCGGTCGCGGCCATTCCGGAAGGCTTGCCTGCCATCGTCACGATTATTCTGGCGCTTGGCGTGCAGACGATGGCCCGGCGCAAAGCGATTATCCGCAAGCTGCCTGCGGTGGAGACGCTCGGCAGCACGGATATCATCTGCTCGGACAAGACAGGCACCTTGACGCAGAACCGGATGACCGTCAAGGAGATCTATGCCGAGGATGCCCTCCGTTCGTCCGAGGAGGATTGGATTCGGACTCCCGCGGCCGAACGGCTCATGCAAGTGATGGTGCTGTGCAATGACGCCCGGCTGGCGGAAGCCGGCGGCGGGCAGTCGGCCGGGGCGATCGGCGATCCGACCGAGACCGCGCTTATCGACTATGCGCTCGTGAACGGCATCGACAAACGCGAGGCCGAACGGCGCTTCCCGCGCATCGCCGAGCTGCCGTTCGATTCGGACCGCAAGCGGATGACGACCGTCCATCAGCTTCCCGCGGAAGAGAATGGGGAGGACGGAAGCCAATGCCGCATTATGACGAAGGGCGCCCCTGACGTGCTGACGGCCCGGTGCACCCATATTCTCCGGGACGGCCGGGTCGAGCCGATGACAGAGGAGCACCACCGGAACATCGCCGCCGCCAATCAAGCGATGGCCGGGAAGGCGCTGCGCGTGCTGGCCCTCGCCTACCGGGATGCGGAGCGGGTGCCGGACAGCCTGACGGCAGATGCGCTCGAGAACGATCTCGTCTTCGCCGGCCTCGTCGGCATGATCGATCCGCCGCGCGAAGAGGTGAAGGAAGCGGTGCGCATCTGCAAGCTCGCCGGCATTCGCCCGGTGATGATTACGGGCGATCACGGGGACACGGCCGCCGCGATCGCGAAGGAACTGGGCATCATCGACAAGGAAGGCGCCGTGCTGACCGGAGCAGATCTAAGCCGCCTCGATGACGCAGAGTTCGAGGCGAAGGTGGAGCAATATTCCGTCTACGCGCGCGTGTCGCCCGAGCATAAGGTCCGGATCGTGAAGGCGTGGAAGAAGAAGGGCAAAATCGTAGCCATGACGGGGGACGGGGTGAATGATGCTCCGGCCTTGAAGGCGGCCGATATCGGCGTCGGAATGGGCATCACCGGCACCGATGTGGCGAAGGGCGCTTCCGATATGGTGCTGGCGGACGACAACTTCTCGACGATCGTTATCGCCGTCGAGGAAGGGCGTAAGGTCTACAGCAACATCCGCAAGACGATTCAATATTTGCTGTCTGCCAACCTCGGCGAAGTCGTCACTCTGTTCGTGGCGACGATGCTGAACTGGAAAATTCTCTTTCCGATCCATATTTTATGGGTCAATCTCGTCACCGACACGCTGCCCGCGCTGGCGCTCGGCTTCGAACGGGCCGAGGAGGACCTGATGAAGCAGGCGCCGCGCCAGGCCTCGGCCAGCATCTTCGCCGGAGGAATCGGCATCAGCCTCGTGTATCAGGGGCTGCTTGAAGCCATACTGACGCTTCTCACCTATTACTGGGGGCATACGCATTATCACGAGGATGCCGCCATTACGATGGCCTTCGCCACGCTCGGCTTGATCCAGCTTACGCATGCGTTCAATGTCCGTTCCGCCAAGCAGTCGCTGTTCCAAATCGGATGGTTCACGAACAGGAAATTGAATGCCGCCGTGATAATATCCGGGCTGCTTATCGTGCTCGTCATCGCGCTTCCGTTCCTGCGCGATCTGTTCAGCGTCGTAGCGTTGAACGGCGAGCAGTGGCTTATCGTCATCGCCGCATCGCTGTCCATGATTCCGATCGTGGAGATCGTGAAGCTGTTCTCCCGCAGACGGACAGACACAGCGAACCGGGCGTAA
- a CDS encoding LysR family transcriptional regulator, with translation MNLSQLETLITISKTMSFRKAGELLNLTQPAVSAQIKSLEDEFKTILIDRNQPVTLTDSGRLFLEHAERILQIVDDLKQKLTDLQQIPQGHIVLGTTTSIAIQILPRVLSYFQDQFPLIKTTILSMSSTQIMSQIENGTVDIGIGYLNEQNPNLVSSVLYYDTFELVVNPNHPLARHKHGTMDLLRDIPLIMLSTDTLGRRFADETFRRHGIQPHIVMELNSSEEVKRMVELNLGAAIISKLSVSNELKRGTLQIVHIHELEIAHPVGVMYRTGRYLNSAMQQFLNDLKGMPETQFIGSE, from the coding sequence ATGAATTTGAGCCAATTGGAAACGCTCATCACGATTTCCAAGACAATGAGCTTCCGCAAAGCCGGCGAATTGCTGAACCTGACACAGCCCGCCGTATCCGCGCAGATCAAAAGCTTGGAAGATGAGTTCAAAACCATTCTCATTGATCGCAATCAGCCGGTTACGCTGACGGACAGCGGCCGATTGTTTCTGGAACATGCCGAACGCATACTCCAAATCGTCGATGATTTGAAGCAGAAGCTGACCGATTTGCAGCAGATTCCACAGGGACATATCGTGCTCGGAACGACGACATCGATAGCCATTCAAATTCTCCCGCGGGTGCTTTCCTATTTCCAGGATCAGTTCCCGCTTATCAAGACCACCATCTTGTCCATGTCCTCCACCCAGATCATGAGCCAAATCGAAAACGGCACCGTGGATATCGGAATCGGGTATTTGAATGAGCAGAATCCGAATCTTGTCTCATCCGTTCTCTACTACGATACGTTCGAACTTGTGGTCAATCCGAACCATCCGCTTGCAAGGCATAAGCACGGCACGATGGATCTGCTGCGGGATATCCCTCTCATTATGCTGTCCACTGACACGCTTGGCCGCCGGTTCGCGGATGAGACGTTCCGCCGTCACGGTATTCAACCTCATATTGTCATGGAATTGAACAGCAGCGAGGAAGTGAAGCGGATGGTGGAGTTGAACCTGGGCGCGGCCATTATTTCGAAGCTGTCCGTGAGCAACGAGCTGAAGCGGGGGACGCTTCAGATTGTACATATCCATGAGCTGGAGATCGCCCACCCGGTCGGCGTCATGTACCGTACGGGCCGATATTTGAATTCCGCGATGCAGCAGTTCCTGAATGACCTGAAAGGCATGCCGGAAACGCAATTCATCGGGTCTGAATAG
- a CDS encoding SAM-dependent methyltransferase produces MKPLTLNPVGKIRIGREGMFVETEPKYTPALKELCGFSHLQMLWWFDGCDNASARTTLETEKPYQKGPDTLGIFATRSPYRPNPIGLSTARILSIDEKNGIIQLAYLDAHEGSPVLDLKPYTPSLDRVETPRVPNWCAHWPQSLEESASFDWAHEFRWSEE; encoded by the coding sequence ATGAAGCCATTGACGTTGAATCCGGTAGGAAAAATCCGTATCGGCCGTGAGGGAATGTTTGTCGAAACAGAACCGAAATATACCCCGGCGTTAAAGGAACTGTGTGGATTCAGCCATCTACAAATGCTGTGGTGGTTCGACGGCTGCGACAACGCAAGTGCCAGAACTACGCTGGAAACGGAGAAGCCCTACCAAAAAGGGCCTGACACGCTTGGAATCTTTGCGACCCGCTCCCCGTACAGACCGAATCCAATCGGCCTGTCGACCGCTCGAATCCTGTCGATTGACGAGAAGAACGGGATCATTCAGCTTGCGTATCTTGACGCGCATGAAGGCAGCCCGGTCCTTGATCTGAAGCCTTATACTCCAAGCCTCGACAGGGTGGAGACCCCGCGTGTGCCGAATTGGTGCGCTCACTGGCCGCAAAGCCTGGAGGAATCGGCCTCGTTCGATTGGGCCCATGAATTTCGCTGGAGCGAGGAGTGA
- a CDS encoding response regulator transcription factor, with the protein MNRDRIKVLIVDDELIIRKGIRTSIDWEQLGIEIVGEAKNGQEALEMSGRLEPDIVMTDIRMPVMDGLALAAVLRERQPHMKIIIVSGYDDFDYARQALKIGVSEYLTKPVGADELTRLMLKLGDQIHEERDRSDDERNKGMLLRESLPFIQSKWLLRLLQGEAKLDEELADRARQLQITLEGPEYAVAVVDIDDYLLLMGQSSDREKELLMFALYNVADELLAERYPSAICQMDESSIAILLNVDRMNRHRILPVCEELSDCIRRFVKVSVTIGVGGVVPSLHQVNESMNEALSALSGKAYRGKGQVILFQPEKHADKDEPVFVSAKEEAELLQCLTALDTAGIQERLDTWFRHFAEAGASYPHVRSLCVKLIVLATNHVEQMGVQRGELEPVLLRPYEEVHKYETIFDLRSWVGRIFDSFVDHLTRHKTGRYRNIVAVAIQYMQEHYAQDLKLEDVAGQVYVTPNYFSRVFKEETGEHFSEWLNKLRVEKAKQLLKDVGLKVYEVAERVGYNDYKYFAHIFKKYTGITPKQYRNEL; encoded by the coding sequence ATGAACAGGGATAGGATTAAAGTGTTGATCGTGGACGATGAGTTGATTATCCGCAAAGGGATTCGAACTTCCATCGATTGGGAGCAGCTCGGCATCGAGATCGTCGGCGAAGCGAAGAACGGGCAGGAGGCCCTGGAGATGTCCGGCCGTCTGGAGCCCGACATCGTCATGACGGATATCCGGATGCCGGTCATGGATGGGCTCGCCCTGGCCGCGGTGCTGCGCGAACGGCAGCCGCATATGAAGATTATCATCGTATCGGGCTATGATGATTTTGATTATGCGCGGCAGGCGCTCAAGATCGGCGTCAGCGAATATCTGACCAAGCCGGTCGGCGCCGACGAGCTGACGAGGCTGATGCTCAAGCTGGGCGATCAGATACATGAGGAGCGGGACCGATCGGATGACGAGCGGAACAAGGGCATGCTGCTGCGCGAGAGCCTGCCGTTCATCCAGAGCAAATGGCTGCTCCGGCTTCTGCAGGGCGAGGCGAAGCTGGATGAAGAACTGGCGGATCGGGCGCGCCAGCTTCAGATTACGCTCGAAGGCCCGGAATATGCGGTCGCCGTCGTCGATATTGACGATTATTTGCTCTTGATGGGGCAATCGTCCGACCGGGAGAAGGAACTGCTGATGTTCGCATTATATAATGTAGCGGACGAGCTGCTGGCGGAGCGGTATCCGAGCGCTATCTGCCAGATGGACGAAAGCTCGATCGCGATTTTGCTTAACGTCGACCGGATGAACAGGCACCGTATCCTCCCCGTGTGCGAGGAACTGAGCGACTGCATTCGCCGCTTCGTCAAAGTATCTGTCACCATTGGCGTCGGAGGCGTCGTTCCTTCGCTTCATCAGGTGAACGAGAGCATGAACGAGGCGCTTAGCGCCCTGTCGGGCAAGGCGTACCGCGGCAAAGGGCAGGTCATCCTCTTCCAGCCGGAGAAGCACGCGGACAAGGATGAACCGGTGTTCGTCTCCGCCAAAGAGGAAGCCGAGCTGCTTCAATGTCTGACGGCGTTGGATACCGCCGGCATACAGGAACGGCTCGACACCTGGTTCCGGCATTTTGCGGAAGCGGGCGCATCCTATCCGCATGTCCGATCGCTGTGCGTGAAGCTGATCGTGCTGGCGACGAATCATGTGGAGCAGATGGGGGTCCAGCGCGGCGAACTGGAGCCGGTCCTGCTGCGGCCGTACGAGGAGGTTCACAAGTACGAGACGATCTTCGATCTGCGAAGCTGGGTCGGCCGAATCTTCGATTCCTTCGTCGATCATCTTACCCGCCACAAGACCGGACGCTACCGTAATATCGTCGCGGTGGCGATTCAGTATATGCAGGAGCATTATGCCCAGGATCTGAAGCTGGAGGACGTGGCGGGCCAAGTATACGTCACTCCGAACTATTTCAGCCGCGTCTTCAAGGAAGAGACCGGGGAGCATTTCTCGGAATGGTTGAACAAGCTGCGGGTGGAGAAGGCGAAGCAGCTGCTGAAGGATGTCGGGCTCAAGGTATACGAGGTTGCCGAGCGGGTAGGCTATAATGACTATAAATATTTCGCGCATATCTTCAAAAAATATACCGGCATCACTCCGAAGCAGTACCGGAATGAATTATAG
- a CDS encoding MFS transporter, with the protein MRTKEVRSWMMYDWANSAFATTMLAAVLPIFYQTVAASNLPGHQATSYWAFTQTAGMILVAVLSPILGAVADLSQRKMAFLRVFAWMGALACLLMVFAGEGDWLYVSVLFVFATLGFSGGNTFYDSLLPDIAPPEARDEISAKGYMYGYIGGGALLAVNIAMLEMWETFGFASKVAATQAVFLTVGVWWLLFSLPLFRTLRDPARTERRSALYYTKHGFGRIYYTLKRVKHYPELMKYILSFWFFNDGISTIIAMSAIYGAEIGIETSHLIIALLITQFVGIPFTFLFAKFARQLGSKRSLYLSLSTYIVIVFLGYFMTSALHFYILAFLVGMVQGGSQAVARSVFSQMVPRSRASEFFGFLSLSSKVSASIGPDVFGMVGLLTGSTRLAILSILAFFVIGILLLVFVDIEKGRREAEKEESLFTGGPVNSAGIPVN; encoded by the coding sequence ATGCGTACGAAAGAAGTTCGCAGCTGGATGATGTACGATTGGGCGAATTCCGCTTTTGCGACCACGATGCTGGCGGCGGTGCTGCCGATTTTTTATCAGACCGTCGCCGCCTCGAATCTGCCCGGACATCAGGCGACCAGCTATTGGGCCTTCACGCAGACGGCGGGCATGATTCTCGTCGCGGTGCTCTCGCCGATACTGGGGGCGGTGGCCGATCTCTCGCAGCGGAAGATGGCGTTCCTCCGCGTATTTGCCTGGATGGGGGCCTTGGCCTGCCTTTTGATGGTATTCGCGGGTGAGGGAGATTGGCTGTATGTATCGGTGCTGTTCGTCTTCGCCACGCTTGGCTTTTCCGGCGGCAATACATTCTATGACTCGCTCCTTCCGGATATCGCTCCGCCCGAAGCGCGGGACGAGATCTCCGCCAAAGGCTATATGTACGGCTATATCGGCGGCGGAGCCCTGTTGGCCGTCAATATCGCAATGCTGGAAATGTGGGAGACGTTCGGCTTCGCCAGCAAGGTGGCGGCGACCCAGGCGGTGTTCCTCACGGTAGGTGTCTGGTGGCTCCTGTTCTCGCTGCCGTTGTTCCGCACGCTGCGCGATCCGGCCCGAACCGAACGGCGCTCGGCACTCTACTACACGAAGCATGGGTTTGGCCGCATTTACTACACTTTGAAGCGGGTGAAGCATTATCCGGAGCTGATGAAATATATTTTGTCCTTCTGGTTCTTCAATGACGGAATCTCGACGATCATCGCCATGTCGGCCATCTATGGCGCCGAGATCGGCATCGAGACGAGCCATCTGATTATTGCTCTGCTCATTACGCAATTCGTGGGCATTCCGTTCACCTTCCTGTTCGCGAAGTTCGCCAGACAGCTCGGCTCGAAGCGTTCGCTCTATCTTTCGCTCAGCACGTATATCGTCATCGTGTTCCTCGGCTACTTTATGACTTCGGCGCTCCATTTTTATATTTTGGCCTTCCTCGTCGGCATGGTTCAAGGGGGAAGCCAGGCCGTGGCCCGCTCCGTCTTCAGCCAGATGGTTCCGCGAAGCCGGGCGTCCGAGTTCTTCGGCTTCCTGAGCCTGTCCAGCAAAGTATCCGCCTCCATCGGCCCGGACGTGTTCGGGATGGTCGGCCTGCTTACCGGTTCCACCCGCTTGGCGATCCTATCGATTCTCGCGTTCTTCGTCATCGGCATTCTGCTCCTCGTCTTTGTCGATATCGAGAAAGGACGCAGAGAGGCGGAAAAAGAAGAGAGCCTGTTCACGGGCGGCCCCGTCAATTCCGCCGGCATTCCGGTGAATTGA
- a CDS encoding histidinol-phosphatase: MKFDLHTHHFRCGHADGNIRDYIEAGIANGLNVIGISDHTPYFGREEDQAFPNIAMAKSDFENYVNEVLELKREYEGRIDVLLGIESDYFPPHAETYRRMLDRYPFDYIIGSVHYTNGISIFNKNRWKKLTEEERVAQKIAYYELIRDSARTGMFQILGHIDAMKGNYPEFSDIVAAEAIDETLSVIADCGVAIEINTSGKTKLSGGWYPSDDILERALHYGVDVTFGSDAHTPSRVGDEWEQVRKRLLELGFTSWVYYKQKKKHEVPLA; the protein is encoded by the coding sequence ATGAAATTTGACTTGCATACCCATCATTTCCGCTGCGGGCATGCGGACGGCAATATCCGCGATTATATCGAAGCGGGGATCGCGAACGGGCTGAACGTGATCGGAATCTCCGATCATACCCCGTACTTCGGCAGGGAGGAAGATCAGGCCTTTCCCAATATCGCGATGGCCAAGAGCGACTTCGAGAACTACGTGAACGAAGTGCTGGAGCTGAAACGGGAATATGAAGGACGCATCGACGTGCTGCTCGGCATCGAGTCCGACTATTTCCCTCCGCATGCGGAGACCTACCGGCGGATGCTCGACCGGTATCCGTTCGATTATATAATCGGATCCGTTCATTATACGAATGGAATCAGCATTTTCAACAAAAACCGGTGGAAGAAGCTGACCGAGGAAGAGCGCGTCGCCCAAAAGATTGCGTACTATGAACTCATCCGAGATTCGGCCCGCACCGGCATGTTCCAGATTCTCGGACATATCGACGCGATGAAAGGCAATTATCCGGAATTCTCGGATATCGTTGCCGCCGAGGCGATCGATGAGACGCTGTCCGTCATTGCCGATTGCGGCGTGGCGATCGAGATCAATACGTCCGGCAAGACGAAGCTGAGCGGCGGCTGGTATCCGTCCGACGATATTCTGGAACGGGCCCTTCACTACGGCGTCGATGTCACGTTCGGCTCCGATGCCCACACGCCATCCCGCGTCGGCGACGAATGGGAGCAAGTTCGCAAGCGGCTCCTTGAGCTCGGCTTCACGTCCTGGGTCTATTACAAGCAGAAAAAGAAACATGAAGTGCCGCTCGCGTAG
- a CDS encoding cache domain-containing sensor histidine kinase, producing MGRIRPFVSLQSKILRFTVLLVCIPILLIGLFSYWKSSEIVEQKVSASDLNAVTQVGLNIQFMTDYVHDTSLFLIQSDEVRRFLLSANRSEDNIAKEQAVMERFFLHLINMKDFIHSIYLRGENGMTFSTSPEAVGLDGLMLDEVKRLRGKPLWFVQRRGGHETLSFIREIRDVNNVGRRLGMVQINIDLPYVRELMKQQRIGTQDNYYLLNEEGLVLASTGDAHVYSRLPAAFDYDNQAQGGHGYYTVAMDGQRYLVTYAGMGKSGWQIVHAVPLNEVLQENSAIPQLMLLAMVISFVLCVITALLFSRRIIRPIRQLRSLMLKVERGQFQGRVEIGSNDEIALLGRSFNRMNERLHQMIKLVYEAELKKKEAELKAFQAQINPHFLYNTLDTIYWMSRMEKAYDTAQLVEALSKLFRLSLNSGKELSTVRDEVNHVTNYMIIQRKRYEELIDFALEVDEEDTLNGMTVKLILQPFVENAIVHGIEKLGEPGTIRVRIFRRDEQLVFRIEDTGTGVDIAEMERLMRESGGNNRGFAIKNVNDRIQLYYGQDYGVTFMNRKEGGTIAEIIQPWRYGEGKPA from the coding sequence ATGGGGCGGATCAGGCCCTTTGTCAGTCTGCAGTCGAAAATATTGCGATTTACCGTCTTGCTCGTCTGTATTCCCATTCTGCTCATCGGTCTGTTCTCCTATTGGAAATCGTCCGAAATCGTCGAGCAAAAAGTATCGGCATCGGATCTGAATGCCGTTACCCAGGTCGGGCTGAATATTCAATTCATGACGGACTATGTGCATGATACATCGTTATTTCTGATTCAATCGGATGAGGTGCGGCGTTTCCTGCTCAGCGCCAACCGCTCGGAGGACAATATTGCGAAGGAGCAGGCGGTCATGGAACGCTTTTTCCTGCATCTTATCAATATGAAGGATTTTATTCATTCCATATATTTGCGGGGGGAGAATGGGATGACCTTCTCCACCTCGCCCGAAGCCGTCGGTCTGGACGGGCTGATGCTTGACGAGGTGAAGCGGCTGCGGGGGAAGCCGCTCTGGTTCGTGCAGAGACGGGGCGGACATGAGACGCTGTCCTTCATCCGCGAGATCCGCGATGTGAATAATGTCGGCCGCCGGCTGGGCATGGTTCAGATCAACATCGATCTGCCGTATGTGCGCGAACTGATGAAGCAGCAGCGCATCGGCACGCAGGACAACTATTATTTGCTCAATGAAGAGGGGCTTGTGCTCGCCTCGACCGGGGACGCGCATGTCTATTCCCGGCTTCCGGCGGCATTCGACTATGACAACCAGGCCCAGGGCGGGCACGGATACTATACGGTCGCCATGGACGGTCAACGGTATCTGGTAACGTACGCCGGCATGGGCAAATCGGGATGGCAGATCGTCCATGCGGTGCCGCTGAATGAAGTGCTCCAGGAGAATAGCGCGATTCCGCAGCTGATGCTGTTGGCGATGGTGATCTCCTTCGTCCTCTGCGTCATTACGGCCCTTCTGTTCTCCCGGCGCATAATCCGCCCGATTCGGCAGCTTCGCAGCCTGATGCTGAAGGTTGAGCGGGGCCAGTTCCAGGGGCGGGTCGAGATCGGGAGCAATGATGAGATCGCGCTGCTCGGACGCAGCTTCAACCGCATGAACGAGCGGCTCCATCAGATGATCAAGCTTGTCTATGAGGCGGAGCTGAAAAAGAAGGAAGCCGAGCTCAAGGCGTTCCAGGCGCAGATTAACCCGCATTTTCTCTATAATACGCTCGATACGATCTACTGGATGAGCCGCATGGAGAAGGCGTACGACACGGCGCAGCTCGTCGAGGCGCTCTCCAAGCTGTTCCGTCTCAGCCTGAACAGCGGCAAGGAGCTGTCCACGGTGAGGGATGAAGTGAATCACGTAACGAATTATATGATTATTCAACGCAAGCGCTATGAAGAACTAATCGATTTCGCGTTGGAAGTCGATGAAGAAGATACACTGAACGGGATGACCGTGAAGCTTATTTTGCAGCCGTTCGTGGAGAACGCGATCGTTCACGGCATCGAGAAGCTGGGCGAGCCGGGAACGATTCGGGTACGCATCTTCCGGCGGGACGAGCAGCTCGTCTTCCGCATCGAGGATACCGGCACCGGGGTCGATATCGCGGAGATGGAACGGCTGATGCGCGAGAGCGGCGGCAATAACCGCGGGTTCGCGATCAAGAACGTGAACGACCGCATCCAGCTCTATTACGGTCAGGATTACGGGGTAACCTTCATGAACAGGAAGGAAGGCGGAACGATCGCAGAGATCATCCAGCCTTGGCGCTACGGGGAGGGCAAGCCAGCATGA
- a CDS encoding zinc dependent phospholipase C family protein: protein MPNVWAHLLFGQEALAAAGLGRSIEEDRSRRLFNLGCQGPDFLFYHQFFPWQPVSVMNELGSAMHNEHCGPFLAGLIRAASPDLTAGEDSRLYALGFLLHHVLDRNIHPYVFSRSGFRKWDHQRFEVLMDTHVLREKRGLPSWKIPVWKEIEAGRALPADIIRHLSGLSRTYYPKLAADVAPSSWNAAYRAMIRAQKLFHDPTGLKRRLAGKHLDPFVYRKATPPYDVMNLARRPWLDPTGSGERYATTVWEMWDAARTDAASALEAVNNYWQARRTEGADSAGARQADAALTAAIGNRSYETGLPLDQNRAITVEDPIWDDDGRG from the coding sequence ATGCCGAATGTGTGGGCGCATTTGCTGTTCGGCCAGGAGGCGCTCGCCGCGGCGGGCCTTGGCCGTTCCATTGAAGAGGACCGGAGCCGGAGGCTGTTCAATCTCGGCTGCCAGGGACCTGATTTTTTATTCTACCATCAATTTTTCCCGTGGCAGCCCGTGAGCGTCATGAACGAATTGGGAAGCGCGATGCATAATGAGCACTGCGGCCCGTTCCTTGCCGGTCTGATCCGCGCGGCCAGCCCGGACCTCACCGCCGGGGAAGACAGCCGCTTATACGCGCTCGGCTTCCTGCTTCATCATGTCCTGGATCGGAATATACATCCGTATGTGTTCTCCCGCTCCGGGTTCCGGAAATGGGATCACCAGCGGTTCGAAGTCTTGATGGATACGCATGTGCTGCGGGAAAAAAGGGGCCTCCCCTCGTGGAAGATTCCCGTATGGAAGGAGATTGAGGCAGGCCGCGCCTTGCCGGCGGATATCATACGCCATCTGTCCGGGCTGTCGCGGACCTATTATCCGAAGCTGGCCGCAGACGTCGCGCCCTCTTCGTGGAACGCCGCTTACCGGGCGATGATTCGCGCGCAGAAGCTGTTCCATGATCCGACCGGCCTGAAGCGCCGCCTCGCCGGCAAGCATCTTGATCCGTTCGTCTACCGCAAGGCGACGCCGCCTTACGACGTGATGAATCTTGCCCGCCGCCCCTGGCTTGACCCGACGGGAAGCGGCGAGCGCTATGCGACGACGGTATGGGAGATGTGGGATGCCGCCCGGACCGATGCGGCCTCCGCCTTGGAGGCCGTGAACAACTATTGGCAGGCCCGCAGGACGGAGGGGGCCGACAGCGCCGGCGCACGCCAGGCGGATGCCGCGCTGACGGCAGCCATCGGCAACCGCTCCTACGAGACCGGGCTTCCGCTGGATCAGAACCGGGCAATTACCGTCGAGGATCCGATATGGGATGACGACGGCCGCGGATGA